One Phaseolus vulgaris cultivar G19833 chromosome 2, P. vulgaris v2.0, whole genome shotgun sequence DNA window includes the following coding sequences:
- the LOC137809919 gene encoding uncharacterized protein, with the protein MTNLPIQKVLQKPDVAGRMVRWAVELSEYDIQYEPRGSIKGQVYADFVAELSPGGDPQEVELGSQWVLSVDGSSNQQGSGAGIILEGPNRVLIEQALRFAFKASNNQAEYEALIVGMLLAKEMGAQSLLAKSDSQLVTGQVTGEYQAKDPQMAAYLRYVEVLKRAFAAFEVVHVPREQNARADLLAKLASSGKGGRQRTVIQETLKTPRKFVADNKVDVLHVSTTRGKPRSHRSSSQDTARAPCISAYATSPEEGKGVQVCALEEGDTWMTPYRRYLADRVLPAEPKEGKKIKRNIARYTLVDGILFRHGFTHPIWTCVSGDECTRIMAELHEDICGSHVGGRSLASKVIRAGFFWPIVREDCMRYAQHCKQCQMHADWHKAPPEELRSIYSP; encoded by the coding sequence atgacaaacctccctatccAAAAGGTACTTCAGAAGCCAGATGTAGcagggaggatggttcgctgggcagtagagttgtcagagtacGATATCCAATATGAACCTagggggtccatcaaagggcaagtctatgcTGACTTCGTAGCGGAACTTTCACCAGGAGGGGACCCCCAAGAGGTGGAGTTAGGGTCACAATGGGTACTCTCAGTGGACggatcttccaaccagcaagggagtggcgcAGGGataatcttggaggggcctaacagagtgttgatagagcaagctttacgctttgccttcaaggcaagcaacaaccaggcggagtacgaagcGTTGATTGTTGGGATGCTTTTGGCTAAagagatgggtgcgcagagccTACTGGCGAAAAGCGACTCGCAgttggtcacagggcaagtgACAGGGGAATATCAGGCGAAAGACCCACAGATGGCTGCCTACCTGAGGTATGTCGAGGTGCTGAAAAGAGCTTTTGCTGCGTTTGAGGTGGTGCATGTCcctagggagcagaatgccagagctgacctgcttgccaagctggccagctcaggcaaggggggaaggcagaggaccgtgatacaggagaccctcaaaacgCCGCGAAAGTTCGTTGCAGACAACAAGGTGGACGTTCTTCACGTTAGCACAACGAGAGGAAaaccaaggagtcatcgctcttCGAGTCAAGATACGGCGAGGGCACCCTGTATCAGTGCTTATGCGACCTCGCCAGAAGAAGGAAAAGGCGTACAGGTGTGTGCTTTAGAGGAAGGCGACACAtggatgaccccttacaggCGATACCTAGCGGACAGAGTCCTCCCAGCAGAACCAAAAGAAGGTAAGAAGATTAAGAGGAACATTGCAAGATACACACTCGTAGATGGGATATTATTCAGGCACGGGTTTACGCACCCTATCTGgacgtgcgtaagcggcgacgagtgcaccaggataatggctgaaCTGCACGAAGatatttgtgggagccacgtgggaggaagatccttggcatccaaggtaatacgcgcagggttTTTCTGGCCAATAGTAAGAGAGGATTGCATGCGATACGCCCAAcattgcaagcagtgtcagatgcacgctgattggcacaaggcgccgccagaggaactgagatccatatacagcccatga